Proteins encoded within one genomic window of Longimicrobium sp.:
- a CDS encoding type II toxin-antitoxin system VapC family toxin, which yields MRLLLDTHTILWFLEGNPRLSRTARDLIEDLANERRFSAAGAWEIAIKVSLGKLELHVPYEQLVPGQLLANGSRSCLSFQNTSRESSRFLSTIAIRSIGCSWRRRSWRKQFSSAPILSWMRTACAASGRW from the coding sequence GTGAGACTGCTGCTCGACACTCACACGATCCTCTGGTTCCTGGAGGGCAACCCGCGGCTCAGCCGGACCGCGCGCGATCTGATCGAGGACCTCGCGAACGAACGGCGCTTCAGCGCCGCCGGAGCGTGGGAGATCGCGATAAAGGTGAGTCTCGGGAAGCTGGAGCTGCACGTTCCCTACGAGCAACTCGTACCCGGCCAACTGCTCGCCAACGGGTCGCGCTCCTGCCTCTCCTTCCAGAACACCTCACGGGAGTCCTCGCGCTTCCTTTCCACCATCGCGATCCGTTCGATCGGATGCTCGTGGCGCAGGCGTTCGTGGAGGAAGCAGTTCTCGTCAGCGCCGATCCTGTCCTGGATGCGTACGGCGTGCGCCGCGTCTGGTAGGTGGTAA